In one window of Bombus vancouverensis nearcticus chromosome 10, iyBomVanc1_principal, whole genome shotgun sequence DNA:
- the LOC117163450 gene encoding P protein, with protein sequence MSQEDTSEDEIGLRTPSFLRKGSRCSRGTPVTPSSITSSIILGQIPEEVLRVWSQLPEAIRLDPSLAVFQREYDRVHHAMEGRSLDEALKKDCLVVNMSLGTQSALPHKMQSKTGDEDGNNDITITQGTNETKPKLYRYIKLILLCCCWLIFTLILIIKSERIEALHQISIPSGEIKSYRMFGQVPSKHINLMIEGSLLPPIKMKPVEYKNVSDRYLMVWLELLVGQANNTNQFLLGSEEIKNISDVWILPILPEKLIDIFPGQRQQKIFNLENIDESTLKYGEILIKLKTNLESSFAISISYDLSSMNKDDGIAYAAAVLFGLYILIIFEVVHRTLAAMLASTMSIAILATINERPTMNELMSWIDVDTLMLLFSMMIIVGVVAETGVFDWLAVYAYKITAGKLWPLVGTLCFFTTFISSFLDNVTTVMLMTPVTIRLCEVMEINPVPILTSMVVYSNIGGAMTPIGDPPNVIITSNRDVINNGIDFSTFTMHMSIGVILVILVVFAQLRFIFRDIAVLKFAEPRDVQELRHEIAIWQRAAASLSSYSKDENLVRETLLKKVQRLLSQLKKKLITGSVTLETYKTTLEELQEKYPIRDKWLLAKSGFTLIFVITLFFLHSIPNLHLSLGWTALLGVLLLLILADSEDLDGLMARVEWSTLLFFASLFILMEALSRLGLIAWIGKQTEKIILSVNEESRLAVAILLLLWVSAFASAFVDNVPLSTMMIRVVTALAQNNELKLPLQPLVWALAFGACMGGNGTLIGATANVVCVGVAEQHGYKFSFIQFFKVGFPIMLTSAMTITMYLMIAHVIFNWNG encoded by the exons ATGTCACAAGAAGATACAAGCGAAGATGAGATAGGATTGCGGACACCGTCGTTCCTCAGGAAAGGATCTCGATGCAGTCGTGGTACGCCAG TAACTCCATCATCTATTACGAGTTCGATAATACTCGGTCAAATCCCAGAAGAGGTACTCCGTGTTTGGAGTCAACTACCAGAAGCAATACGTTTAGATCCTAGTTTGGCAGTTTTTCAAAGGGAATATGATCGTGTTCATCATGCTATGGAAGGAAG ATCTTTGGATGAAGCTTTGAAGAAAGACTGTCTGGTAGTAAATATGTCTCTTGGGACACAGTCTGCATTGCCACATAA AATGCAAAGTAAAACAGGCGATGAAGATGGGAATAACGATATTACAATTACACAAGGGACCAACGAAACGAAACCAAAGCTTTATCGTTATATCAAGTTAATCTTATTATGTTGCTGTTGGCTAATATTCACT CTAATACTGATAATTAAGAGCGAAAGGATCGAAGCGTTGCACCAAATTTCAATACCTAGTGGAGAAATAAAAA GCTACAGAATGTTTGGTCAAGTTCCTAGTAAACATATCAATTTAATGATAGAAGGGTCATTACTTCCACCAATAAAAATGAAACCGGTAGAATACAAAAATGTATCTGATAGATATTTAATGGTATGGTTAGAACTACTCGTCGGTCAGGCAAATAATACTAATCAATTTTTATTAGGATCTGAAGAGATTAAg AATATAAGTGATGTATGGATTTTACCAATACTTCCGGAGAAATTGATAGATATATTTCCTGGACAGAGGCagcaaaaaatttttaatttagaaaatatcgaCGAAAG taCTCTAAAATACGGTgagatattaattaaattgaaaacaaaTCTAGAATCCAGTTTTGCCATCTCTATTAGTTACGATTTATCGTCAATGAACAAAGATGATGGAATAGCGTATGCCGCAGCAGTCTTATTTGgattatatatacttataatatTCGAG GTTGTACATAGAACTTTAGCAGCCATGTTAGCTTCGACTATGTCTATCGCGATATTAGCAACCATAAACGAG AGACCAACTATGAATGAATTAATGTCTTGGATAGATGTCGATACATTAATGTTATTATTCTCAATGATGATAATTGTCGGCGTAGTCGCTGAGACAGGTGTATTCGATTGGTTAGCAGTCTATGCTTACAAG ATAACTGCAGGAAAACTGTGGCCACTTGTAGGTACACTATGTTTCTTTACAACATTCATTTCATCGTTCCTCGATAATGTTACGACAGTGATGTTAATGACGCCGGTAACCATTAGATTATGCGAAGTAATGGAAATAAATCCAGTGCCAATATTGACATCGATGGTGGTTTATTCTAATATCGGGGGTGCTATGACACCGATAGGCGACCCGCCCAACGTAATTATTACATCGAATCGCGATGTTATTAATAAC GGTATCGATTTTAGTACATTCACAATGCACATGAGCATCGGTGTTATATTGGTAATACTTGTAGTTTTTGCTCAGCTGCGATTTATCTTCCGAGACATAGCTGTTCTTAAATTCGCCGAACCACGAGATGTACAG GAATTAAGGCATGAAATTGCCATTTGGCAAAGAGCTGCGGCAAGTTTGTCGAGTTACAGTAAAGACGAAAATTTAGTGAGGGAGACTTTGCTAAAAAAGGTTCAACGATTACTCTCGCAGTTAAAAAAAAAGCTAATTACAGGCAGTGTCACCCTTGAAACATATAAAACCACGCTCGAAGAACTTCAGGAAAAA TATCCTATTCGAGACAAGTGGTTACTAGCAAAATCCGGATTTACGTTGATTTTTGTGATCACATTATTTTTTCTGCACAGTATTCCAAATCTGCACTTATCACTAGGCTGGACCGCTTTATTAGGCGTTcttttgttattaatattagCTGACAGCGAAGATTTGGATGGTCTCATGGCGCGCGTAGAATGGAgcactttattattttttgcatcgttatttattcttatgGAG GCATTATCGCGTCTGGGCCTAATTGCTTGGATAGGAAAACAGACAGAAAAAATAATCCTATCTGTGAATGAAGAGTCACGATTAGCGGTAGCTATATTGCTACTGCTTTGGGTGTCAGCGTTCGCAAGTGCATTCGTGGACAACGTGCCCCTGTCAACGATGATGATAAGAGTCGTTACTGCTTTGGCTCAGAATAACGAACTGAAACTGCCACTGCAGCCCCTGGTATGGGCTTTAGCTTTTGGCGCTTGTATGGGAG GAAATGGGACTTTGATTGGAGCTACTGCTAATGTAGTTTGCGTAGGAGTTGCGGAACAACATGGATACAAATTCTCTTTTATCCAATTTTTCAA GGTGGGCTTTCCAATTATGCTGACGAGTGCTATGACAATAACCATGTACTTAATGATCGCTCACGTTATTTTCAATTGGAACGGATAA